The genomic segment TTTTCAGAAAGATCACTCTTCCACTCCTTCGTCCAATCCTGATCTATGTTATGATCACATCCCTGATCGGCGGCATGCAGATGTTCGATGTACCTCAGATCCTGACAAACGGAACCGGCGACCCCATGCGTTCCACTATGACACTGATCATGTTCCTGAACAAGCATCTGTTCAGCAAGAACTACGGAATGGGTGGTGCATTATCCGTATTCCTGTTCATTATCACAGGAGTGCTCAGCCTGATCGTATTCCGCTTTAACAAGATAAAAGACTGATGGAGGTGAGAAGAATGAATGAAAAAAACTCCAAAAATAAAAAAGGAATGAGCATGAAAGGTCAGCGTACTCTTGCCTATATCGTACTGATCATCATTTCCTTCTTCTGCCTGTTCTGGTTTTATGTACTGTTTATCAATGCCACCAGATCTAATGGCGCACTGAAAAAGGGATTCACAGCCATTCCCGGAGGACATCTCATTGAGAACTGGAAAAATCTTCTCGCAGGAACACTCCCTGTATGGAATGGTATGTTCAACAGTATTTTCATTGCTACCTGCTCCGCTGTTTTATGTACCTATTTTTCAACAATGACTGCTTACGCTATCCATGCATACAATTTTAAAGCAAAAAAATTTATGTTTACATTTATCCTTGCAGTCATGATGATCCCAACTCAGGTAACTGCTCTTGGATTCCTTCAGCTGTTGGGAAAAATAGGTCTGGACGACTCCTTTGTCCCACTGATCGTTCCAAGTATTGCTGCTCCTGTTACTTTCTTCTATATGAAACAGTACATGGAAAGCAACCTTCCTCTGGAGCTTGTGGAAGCAGCACGTATTGACGGTTCCGGTGAATTTAATACCTTTAACAAAATCGTATTCCCGCTTATGAAACCGGCTATCGCTGTGCAGGCAATTTTTACCTTTGTACAGAGCTGGAATAATTACTTCATTCCGGCGCTGGTCCTTCACTCAGATAAAAAGAAAACACTTCCTGTACTGATCGCACAGCTTCGAAGTGCAGACTTCCTGAAGTTTGACATGGGACAGGTGTATGTAATGATCGCCTTTTCCATCTTCCCGGTCATCATTGTTTACATTCTTCTTTCCAGATTCATTGTAGAAGGTGTTTCCGCAGGTGCGGTCAAGGGTTAAATACTAAATACTGATACAACAAAAGCTGCCTGTTTCGGATGCAAATGCATCCGGAATCCAGACAGCTTTTTTAATTATTTGCAGTACTGTTCGGACCTCCGACCACCTTCACTTCGTTTGCCATCTTTATTTTCCTTCCTTATTCTGCTTCTTTCAGTTCCTTACTCAGCTCTGACGCAAAGTATTTTATACTATTCGCATCCAGTCCAAAGGCTTTCAATATTACTTTCTGGTTCGCTGTTACTGCATGATCCAGACGGTATATATTGTCTAACTGACGTACCATTTCTATTTTTTCCAGCTCTTTTATTGCCGCCGGTACAGTCATATAGTTCAGTTTCTTATCCAGTTTTTTCATTTCTTCTTTTAGTTTTATATACATCTTGCAGCGCACTATCATGGCTACAAATGCAACAAATATCTTCGCTCTTGCTGATTCTTCTGAATACACCCGGATGCTCTTATTCCCCAGATATGATTTGTCTCCGCGGAATAGTTTCTCCGATACATCCCTGCTCTTATACAGTTCGATTGCTTCCTTCGCACTCATCTTTTCCGATGTAATGATACAAAAATATCCTGCCAGATCCAGTTCTCTTTCTACCACACTGCACCGTTCTTCTGGTAGTATAAAAGCCTGGCTCTTTTCATCATAATGAAGGTTAAAATACTTCTCAAATCCAGAACCGGATTCCTTTACCTTATTCTGGTACTTTTTCAGATACTGCGTCATCTGGTTGATCCGATTTTCAATCTCTATCCGTTCTGCGCTTTCTTTGGAAATGCTATGATACAGATGAAAATAACGCTCTTTTTTATCACTTGCATACAGTTTGTGCCGTATTGTCTTTCCGTAAACTCCATATTCATAGATATTGTTTACCCGCTTATTTTCAAATGTCCCTTTATTTTCCAGGATCAGTTCATTCACAAGGGCAGACATCCCTTTCACCATGATAACAAAACTATACCCACATTTATCCATATATTGTATATTCTCGCAGCTGAAATATCCCCTGTCCAGAATGAATCCGATCTTCTTATAACCATATCCGGATGCTTTATCCAGCATGAACTGAAGCTGGGAGATATCATTCAGACTTCCTGGATATTTTTCATAAAATAATGGTTCCTGATTATGAGTATCATACGCAACTGCATAATTAAATACCGGCTCTCCCATATCTACTTTCGGATGCCCAAATTCAACCATTTTTATATCCCCGGCCTGACAGTTTTTATTCGTTGAATCATAAGAAATATAAATCTTTTCGCGGTAATTCCGTGACTCATTCCATGTATTCAGAAATCCTGTACTTTGATCATCTGTTACTGAATTCAGGAAATCTGATACGGTTGAATCGCTGTATTGTTTCATCTTTTCCGTAAAAAGTGGATGGTTGTATGTATAATCCGGATAGTACTGCGCTGCGTTGTTTTCTGCTATGATCGAATAAACCGCCAGATCTAAAAACAGCCCTATATCACGCGATCCAAAATACTTTCCAAGGATATCGTTCAAGCTGCATTCTTCTATGATCTTACGCAGTACAAAGTATGTTCCTACCTTGAGACAGCTGCTTCTGGAAGTTCTGTTTTTGCTTTCCGGAAGCTCTGCATCGGGAAAATATTTCAGGAAATTTTGATTCGGTTTCATGAGTTCCGGATCCATATCTGACAATTTTCCGATCGTTACTCTTTTGGGAAAAGTATACTTCCGGGATGGATCATAAACCCGGTCATACTCATACTCTATATATACAACATTTGACTTTTTTCTCCGTGTGATCTTGCCTTTTACGGTTGGTACTTTCACTAAAAAATCCAGATACATAGCGCCCTCCTTTTAGGCGGTTATCCGCCTAAAATAATTGTACTATATTTCCCGGCTATCTGCAATGGAAAGCCGCAGAAAACCGGGATTTTTTATGATTTTATTTCGTTCTTTTTTCTTTAGGTGGAAAAATTACTGGAAGTTCACATACATTTACATGTTTACCGTCTCATAACCAACTCTCTCACTTCGAACATGTAGTAAAAAATCTATCGTACCAGATAAGGAATGTTAAAACTGTCCAGATTTTACGGCTGTTATCTGCTTTTTTATCTTTATGGTTGTTCAGGAGCTGGAGCAGTTTCTCTGTATGGAAAAATTCTTCTGCTTCTTTCGAGGTAAATAAATCTGTTACCATCTGATACCAGTCATTCTGCCGCAGCCACACACGGATTGGAATGGGAAAACCAAGTTTCTTCCGTTCATTGGTTTCCTGTGGAAGAAATTCTGAAACAGCTTTACGGAAAATATATTTGGTTGTACCTGCTGCAATCTTGGCTTCTTTCGGAAGCTTTGCTGCAAAGTTAAAAACTTCTTTATCCAGAAATGGTACCCTGACTTCCAGGGAATGTGCCATGCTCATTTTATCTGCTTTCTGCAAAATATCGCCAGGAAGCCAGTAGTTCAGATCTACAGACTGCATTTTTTCCATGTCTTGAAGTGAGCCTCTGTTTTCTGACTCAAGCTCTTCATAAAATTGACTTAAATATTCCTGCGTGGAAGGTCCTGTTACTTTATTTTTCAAAATCTGTGCTTTCTCTTTTTCACAGTAAATATATGCATTTCCGATGAAGCGTTCTTCTACTTTCATTCCTGCGCGGATAAGGAAATCCCGTCCTTTCACGTCTGGCAGCTTTGCAGCCAGTTTTTTGACAGCGCGTCTGAGCACGAACGGAATCCAGGCAACTTTCTTTAATGCTTCAGGTTCTCTGTAAATATTGTATCCACCGAAAAGTTCATCTGCGCCTTCCCCGGAAAGGACTACCTTAACATGTCCGGCAGCCTCTTTGGAAAGAAAATAAAGTGCAACTGCAGAGGCATCCCCAAGTGGTTCATCCATATGATACATCACATCTGGAAGGGCATCCCAGAATTCCTGCTTGGATATGATTTTCACATGGTGTTTCAATCCTGCTTTTTCTGCCACTTTGGCAGCTTTGTTTACTTCACTATATCGGTCTCCCTCATCAAATCCCACTGTGAATGCCTGATCTGCACCGGAGGCAGAAGCCAGATACCCGGAGTCCACTCCCCCGGATAAAAACGCGCCGACTTCCACATCGCTTAACATGTGGTGCTTCACCGAATCCCTTAAAATCTCTGCAAGCTGGCTCCGCAGCTGATCCATATTCGTCTTACGGTTCCACTTGCTAGGTGTAAGCTTTGTTTTGAAATAAGTCTTTATTTCATAGTTTCCGTTTTTATATAAAAGCATATGTCCGGGCATAAGTTTATAGATTCCCTTAAAAAAGGTCTCTTCCAGAGGGGCATATTGAAATGACAAATACTGCTCTAGAGCGTGTCTGAAAAATAAAAATTGCACAAAACGCATGTTTTATTTCCCTTTTTCATGATAAAATAAAGAAAAAGGGGTGTTCACTATGTTGAGACGATATGAGTTGACTGATGAAGAATGGCTTCGCATTGAACCTTTATTACCTCCTGAAAATACTGGAAAACAAGGACGTCCAAGGAAAGACAATCGTATCATTATGAATGGAATTGTATGGCTTGCACGTAGTGGGGCACCTTGGCGCGATCTTCCTGAACGTTATGGTTCATGGAAAACTGTCTATAGCCGATTCCGAAAATGGATCGATGATGGTATCCTTGATAATATTTTCCGTATTTTAAGTCTTGAAGCAGAATTGGAAGAATTATCCATTGATGCTTCTATTATCCAGGCGCACCAGCATAGTGCCGGTGCAAAAAAAGGGGGCCTTCAAATGAAATCGGGCATAGTCGTGGAGGAGCCAGCACCAAAATCCATGCGGTAGTAGATGCCTATGGATATCCAGTTTATTTAATGATCAGTGAGGGACAGCGTAATGATATCAATTATGCAATCCCTTTGCTCGATCAAATTGAAATAAACGGAAGCAATGTGTTAGCTGACCGAGGATATGACAGTAATAAATTGCTTGATTATGTGTACGCACGCGGTGGAGAGCCAACCATTCCATCCCGAAAGGGAGCTAAATTTGAACGTCATTGTGATTGGTGGTTATACAAAGAACGCCATTTAGTAGAAAAGTATTTTCTGAAATTAAAAGCATTCCGACGAATCGCTACACGTTATGACAAATTAGCTGCAACCTACTTGGGATTTATTTGTATCGCCTCAATATTAATTTGGTTAAAATAAACAATTTAAAATGTTTTTCAGACACGCTCTAGGGCCTTCTGATTTACTTTTCTTTCATAGCCTGGAAATGCAAGAATACTCTTAATTTCAGAAGCAAATACAAAGTGTCCATCTATTTCGGCATAGTACACAGGCTTAATTCCAAAGAAATCCCTTGCAAGCATCAAAGTCTGCTCTTTTTCATTCCATACTGCAAACCCAAACATTCCCCTGAGCTTATCCAGTGCCTTCTCACCATACTGTTGAATGGTATTTACCAGAACTTCCGTGTCAGAATGGGTACAGAAAGAAATGCCGGAAGCCTCAAGTTCTGCCCGCAGTTCCTTATAATCATAGATTTCCCCATTAAAAACAATATGCAGGTTTCCGTCCGCACTTTCCATAGGCTGCTGCCCATCTGCTAAATCAATAATACTAAGTCTTCGAAAGCCCAGCGTAATCTTCTCCCTGCAAAAAGAGCCTTCACTATCCGGGCCTCTATGTTCAATGGCTTTCATCATCTTTTCAATTACTGTCTTCTGATCCTGTCTGTAACCTGTAAATCCACAAATCCCGCACATTTCTTCCTCCGTATCCATTTGATGTAGTTTAGACACTGCAACGACTTTTGTTACAGTCCAAAATTATTTTTATCGATATTTTATCATAAAAATGTCTGTTTGTTGTAAAATAAAAATGTCTTTCTTATCAAATAATTATATTTCAAAATAGCTTTTATATCTCATATAACATTTTATAAAAAAAGAAATGTTTTCCATTCCCTTATTTGCTTACGGAAAACGTTTCTTTTCATTTACTCTTCATAAAGATTTCCGTTCTCATCGATCCAGGTTCCGTCTCCGTTATTGTAAAGGACTCTGGATTCTTCATCGCCTTCATCTGCTGCTACAATTGATGCCACACCGGACGCAGTATTGAATCCACTGGTATATGGCACGCCTGCCCCGGTCGCAGGCAGATACAGTTTCGTATGAACAAGCCCTGCCAGAAGCGGTGTGGTAAGACCTGCATTCTGCCTGAGTTCCGGTATTCTGCGTATTTTTTCAGATGAATAATAAATCGTTTCTTTTAAGCAATTTTTCTAAACGTTTTTTGATTCGACCACATTGGGGTCAGACCCCAATGTGGTCAACCTAGCGTCAACTTAGGGACATATTAGCAAATAGCCTCCAATGCAAACTACAAAATTAATCGGTTTATGACAGAAAACAGTTGCTGTTTTGTTGGAAACCAGAAGATTCATAAAAATTGCCGCACTTAAATAAGCCTATTGATGAATGCTGGCTCTATTTTAAAAAGAAGCTTTTTTATTTCGGAAATGTGAACGTCCCTTGGATTTCAATTTCTTCCTTGGAAACGACCTGCCGGGCAGGAGCTGTGATCTGCAGCGTACAGCATCTGTATATAACTGTTCAATAATTGAAAGCTCAAACAGTCCGCAGAGTATTTTGGGAACAATACTTTTGATCCGTCCAATGATAAATGCACGATTGGCCTGATAACGGAACTTATTTGTGCTTTTGGCAGAAATCTGTATTTCCTCATCTGCTTCATTTTTTATAAGGGAGGCCAGATTCGATAAAAGCATATTTATATAAAATTCCTGCTGTATAGACACTGCAGTAGCACCGGAAAACTCTTCCATGGCAAAGCGGCTTTTTAGTTCTTTGTACTTAAGTTCTACAGGCCATCTGTAGAAGTAAAGTTCCCGGAACATATCTTTTGTAACAGCAGGATCAAACAGGTTTGTTGCAAGATATTCTTTTGTGCCATCATCAAGCGGAATCTCAAGGACACGTATAGGTACATCGGAAGTACCTTCTTTTGAAGTTCCCTGAAGAATGGAAATCATATCACCATTGCATTTTTTAGATAAATTGATTCCCTCTTTCAGTCTCATAACACAGAGATGCCCATGCTCTACACAGTAGCGGAACATATCTTCTGAATAATAACCTCTGTCAAAAATAATAATACTGTTGTTATATAGTCCCATATCTTCAAGAACTTTAAGATGTTCTAATGCAGCTGCTCGTTCAGAGGAAAGAAATTTATGGATAGATGCATGAAGGATATAATCATCCAGAACATCATAAATTATGGAAGCCAGTCCCATGGTATAACGTCGGTTTGGATCAGGATAGCTGGACATTTCACCAAAGAAATCAAAAGTTGATTTTGAATTCGGAAGTTCGATCCTGGAACCATCTACTGCAAAAAGATGATAACCCTGCCACAGCTTTCTTGAAGGGATCTGGCTGTAAAACAGATCAACAGAAAGATAATAAAGTTCCTTAAACAGTGAAGGATTAATGAACTGTCTGGCTTTGGAAAGTGCCTGTTTTGAAACATCCGGAAAAGAAAGTGTGCCAAGTTCTTCTCTGATCTGTGAAAGATTCTGGAACATGGAAGCTTTTGAAGAAAAGAACAGATAAATAATAACTTGCAAAAGTGAAAGTTTTCTTCGCCGTACAAAATGTTTTTCCACCCGATGGGGTTCCAGTTTAACTTGATCTGTGATATAATCTTTAATGGATTGGACGATATTTTTACAAATATTAGTTCGATTCATATGGCATACCTCCTACGTATTGGAATAGATAAATATTTCGCCGGTAACGTAATATTGCTTAATCTATAAACCACATATTTAGGAGGATATGTCAAGATATTTATATAAAAAAATCCAGAATATAAGCCCAGAATCGTTGAATTTTCAGCATTCTGGGCTTAAGTTGACCACATTGGGGCCAGACCCCGGAGGTATTCTGTAAATAGCGCATTTCTGAAAGAATAGTTTGCTCCATCGTACACATTTGAGTCTAAAAATACTTT from the Blautia wexlerae DSM 19850 genome contains:
- a CDS encoding carbohydrate ABC transporter permease — encoded protein: MNEKNSKNKKGMSMKGQRTLAYIVLIIISFFCLFWFYVLFINATRSNGALKKGFTAIPGGHLIENWKNLLAGTLPVWNGMFNSIFIATCSAVLCTYFSTMTAYAIHAYNFKAKKFMFTFILAVMMIPTQVTALGFLQLLGKIGLDDSFVPLIVPSIAAPVTFFYMKQYMESNLPLELVEAARIDGSGEFNTFNKIVFPLMKPAIAVQAIFTFVQSWNNYFIPALVLHSDKKKTLPVLIAQLRSADFLKFDMGQVYVMIAFSIFPVIIVYILLSRFIVEGVSAGAVKG
- a CDS encoding transposase, whose protein sequence is MYLDFLVKVPTVKGKITRRKKSNVVYIEYEYDRVYDPSRKYTFPKRVTIGKLSDMDPELMKPNQNFLKYFPDAELPESKNRTSRSSCLKVGTYFVLRKIIEECSLNDILGKYFGSRDIGLFLDLAVYSIIAENNAAQYYPDYTYNHPLFTEKMKQYSDSTVSDFLNSVTDDQSTGFLNTWNESRNYREKIYISYDSTNKNCQAGDIKMVEFGHPKVDMGEPVFNYAVAYDTHNQEPLFYEKYPGSLNDISQLQFMLDKASGYGYKKIGFILDRGYFSCENIQYMDKCGYSFVIMVKGMSALVNELILENKGTFENKRVNNIYEYGVYGKTIRHKLYASDKKERYFHLYHSISKESAERIEIENRINQMTQYLKKYQNKVKESGSGFEKYFNLHYDEKSQAFILPEERCSVVERELDLAGYFCIITSEKMSAKEAIELYKSRDVSEKLFRGDKSYLGNKSIRVYSEESARAKIFVAFVAMIVRCKMYIKLKEEMKKLDKKLNYMTVPAAIKELEKIEMVRQLDNIYRLDHAVTANQKVILKAFGLDANSIKYFASELSKELKEAE
- the asnB gene encoding asparagine synthase (glutamine-hydrolyzing); protein product: MRFVQFLFFRHALEQYLSFQYAPLEETFFKGIYKLMPGHMLLYKNGNYEIKTYFKTKLTPSKWNRKTNMDQLRSQLAEILRDSVKHHMLSDVEVGAFLSGGVDSGYLASASGADQAFTVGFDEGDRYSEVNKAAKVAEKAGLKHHVKIISKQEFWDALPDVMYHMDEPLGDASAVALYFLSKEAAGHVKVVLSGEGADELFGGYNIYREPEALKKVAWIPFVLRRAVKKLAAKLPDVKGRDFLIRAGMKVEERFIGNAYIYCEKEKAQILKNKVTGPSTQEYLSQFYEELESENRGSLQDMEKMQSVDLNYWLPGDILQKADKMSMAHSLEVRVPFLDKEVFNFAAKLPKEAKIAAGTTKYIFRKAVSEFLPQETNERKKLGFPIPIRVWLRQNDWYQMVTDLFTSKEAEEFFHTEKLLQLLNNHKDKKADNSRKIWTVLTFLIWYDRFFTTCSK
- a CDS encoding asparagine synthetase B family protein, with product MDTEEEMCGICGFTGYRQDQKTVIEKMMKAIEHRGPDSEGSFCREKITLGFRRLSIIDLADGQQPMESADGNLHIVFNGEIYDYKELRAELEASGISFCTHSDTEVLVNTIQQYGEKALDKLRGMFGFAVWNEKEQTLMLARDFFGIKPVYYAEIDGHFVFASEIKSILAFPGYERKVNQKALERV
- a CDS encoding IS4 family transposase, whose protein sequence is MNRTNICKNIVQSIKDYITDQVKLEPHRVEKHFVRRRKLSLLQVIIYLFFSSKASMFQNLSQIREELGTLSFPDVSKQALSKARQFINPSLFKELYYLSVDLFYSQIPSRKLWQGYHLFAVDGSRIELPNSKSTFDFFGEMSSYPDPNRRYTMGLASIIYDVLDDYILHASIHKFLSSERAAALEHLKVLEDMGLYNNSIIIFDRGYYSEDMFRYCVEHGHLCVMRLKEGINLSKKCNGDMISILQGTSKEGTSDVPIRVLEIPLDDGTKEYLATNLFDPAVTKDMFRELYFYRWPVELKYKELKSRFAMEEFSGATAVSIQQEFYINMLLSNLASLIKNEADEEIQISAKSTNKFRYQANRAFIIGRIKSIVPKILCGLFELSIIEQLYTDAVRCRSQLLPGRSFPRKKLKSKGRSHFRNKKASF